The following proteins are encoded in a genomic region of Phragmites australis chromosome 9, lpPhrAust1.1, whole genome shotgun sequence:
- the LOC133928776 gene encoding uncharacterized protein LOC133928776 encodes MELSPSPTPSPVGRWADLPEDISLAIASRLQEADVCALGCCSRSWRSACDADCVWERLFRRRWPAAAAAAGGGEGPSHVQGWRALYINKHRRMAVEISNVVEFVESSLHNGSLEAEYYQKAIAHLALMTDVGFLDVQFFLFSMDHSAIINLIGLHYSIASLHMPPNEVGKALQVRQVAERRVCVNLLKLGRWFYGFRLPDENESRKISLNELTMAEGPEVLAILNRGAVHEVFRLQVSLVDINK; translated from the exons ATGGAGCTCTCGCCGTCGCCGACGCCGTCGCCAGTGGGAAGGTGGGCTGACCTCCCAGAGGACATCTCCCTCGCCATCGCCTCCCGACTCCAG GAGGCCGACGTGTGCGCGCTCGGCTGCTGCTCGCGCTCCTGGCGCAGCGCCTGCGACGCTGACTGCGTGTGGGAGCGCCTCTTCCGCCGCCGCTggccggccgccgcggcggcggccggaggaGGGGAGGGACCGTCCCATGTTCAG GGATGGAGAGCTCTCTACATCAACAAACACAGAAGAATGGCTGTTGAGATATCTAATGTGGTTGAATTTGTGGAGAGCAGCTTGCATAATGGGTCACTCGAAGCTGAATATTATCAGAAAGCTATTGCCCATTTGGCCTTGATGACTGATGTAGGCTTTCTCGATGTCCagtttttcttattttcaatgGATCACAGTGCGATCATAAATCTCATTGGATTGCACTACTCGATTGCATCTTTGCATATGCCG CCGAATGAAGTTGGTAAAGCACTCCAAGTTCGCCAAGTGGCAGAACGGAGAGTGTGTGTGAACTTGCTCAAGCTTGGTAGGTGGTTCTATGGTTTCCGGTTGCCTGATGAAAACGAGTCTCGCAAAATTTCATTGAATGAGCTCACCATGGCTGAGGGGCCAGAAGTTCTGGCTATTCTTAACCGTGGAGCTGTCCATGAGGTATTTCGTCTCCAGGTCAGTTTGGTGGACATAAATAAGTGA